TGAATTGGAACGCGGTGCCCAATGACATTCCAGATAAGCGTTACGGTCAGGTCACCGAAGAACAACAGGCCCGCTATCTGCCGCTGGCCTACGATCGCATCCAGACGGAATGGCCCTGGGTTGGCGTGGCGAACACCTGGTATTTGAAGCGCCCCACCGATCAATGGGAACAAAACGGCCAGCCTGAAGCCTATTTCCGCCTGCTGACTCCCGGATTCGATCCCCTGCCGGTCTACGATAGCATGATGGACTTTACGGACGATTTGCGCCCGGCCCTGCATCAAGGGTATCATCAGGAGGACCACTGGGCGATCAACTACACCGGCAACTGGGATACCATCGCCGACGACCAGGCAGTATTGAGTCAACTGCGGCAGACCAGCGATCCTGCGGCAGGCCTGTCATTCCGGTTCGTGGGCAGTGATCTGGAACTGGTGGCACCCAGAGGCCCGGGCATGGGACGGTGGATCGTGGAAGTTGATGGCCGCGAGCGCGCTCGCATCAACCTGGATTCCAGTAGCCCGCGCCCAGCGCTATCCGCAACGGTGGCTCGCAGTCTGTCCAGCATATCGGCACACCAGGTGACGATTCGACCCGAACTGGACGAATCGGGACAACTTGTCGGTCCGGTTGCCCTGGACGGAATCGTCGTCCGGCGCCGAAACATGGCATTTGTCAATGGCCTCTATTGCCTGGTAACCCTCCTCTTTTTGGCAGTGCTCGGGCTGCTAGGTTACTTCTGGCTCGCCAGCCGGCACAATATTCCGCAACAGGCCGGTTGGCAAGAATGAGTGATCCGAATCCCTGGCAGGCAAGCGTTGCCTGAAAAATCATGACCGAAACGACCTCCCGGAGACGCAGCCAATTCGATAGATGGATCCTGTGGCTGATCTTGCTGCTGGCGACCGCGTTGCGATTCTTGCGGATCGGTAACCAAAGCCTCTGGGCTGACGAGGGCAATAGCGTCGCGCTGGCATTGCGTTCCATCAGCGAGATCTCCGCCAACGCAGCAGCGGATATCCATCCACCCCTTTATTATTGGTTTCTCCACTTCTGGGTGCGTATATTTGGCACCAGTGAGATTGCTGTTCGCTCCCTCTCTGCCGTATGGGGTATCTTTCTTGTCTGGTTGGTTTACCAGATCGGCAGCCGGCTCCACGATAGACGCACTGGGTTGATCGCGGCCTTTCTGGCGGCGATCAATCCCTTCTTGATCTATTACAGCCAGGAAGCCCGCATGTATTCGATGCTGGCAGCTCTGGCAGCCCTGCTATTTTATGGTCTTGTCCGCTTCATTCTGCACGAGTCGATTGTCCTGCCGGCCGACGGCACCGGAAAGACAATCTCCTTCTCGGCTCCGGCGACGGCAGTGATCCTGGTGGCATCGATCGCGGGACTCTATACCCACTACACGTTCCCGATCCTGATCCTCACAGCCACTTTGCTCTACCTGTTGTGGGTATACGACTCCCGACGCAGGGGATTCGTATCGATCCGTCTGCTTCAGTGGGGACTCCTGTTGATCGTGATGGGCTTCTTCTACCTTCCCTGGCTTGGAACGGCGATCGACCGGCTGACCAGCTGGCCGCGGTCGGGCCAGGATATCGCCTGGACCGAGGCGTTGAGCGAGATGACGCGCCTGTTGGCGCTGGGTCCGGTGGCTCAGGGTGATACCAACAGCGTCTGGATGGTCATTTTCATATTGCTTTTCATCCTGGGCCTTTTTCCCTGGGCACGTCCCGGGCGGCGACGCTCCCATTGGCTCAGTTGGCTGCTGCCCTTCGCATGGCTGGCAACCCCGGTCTTTTTGATACTGCTGGCCGATCTCTACAAACCAGCCTTCTTCAAGTTCCTGATCGTTTCAGTGGCGCCCTTTGTCCTGCTGATGGGCCGGGGCATCACCGGATTTGAGGCTTCCCTCAAGCGAAATCCCTGGGGACGACGGTCGACCACGGCCGCAGCCATTTCGGACAAGCGGGCTGGCAAGAGCGGCAATCAACAGGCTGAGGTCGCCGCCAAATCGTCCGCGGGAAAATGGATTTCACTCATCTGGGTTGTGGTAACGCTAATCCTTGTGATAATCCCCACAGCCATGACTTTGCAGGTCTACTACTTCGATCAGGACGTTTCACGGGACGACTATCGCGCCATAGCCTCGTATATTGAAGCGGTTTCTCAGCCCGACGACGCCGTTATCCTCAATGCACCCGGACAGCAGGAAGTGTTCGACTACTATTATGGCGGTGATATCCCGGTCTACGGCCTGCCGGAACAGCGTCCTGTCGACAAAGCTGCTGCCGTTGCCCAGCTCGAACAATTGGCCGGGCAACACCGCCAGCTTTTTGCGCTCTTTTGGGCTACCGATGAAAGTGATCCCGATAGCATTGTGGAAGGCTGGTTAGACACGCACGCCTATAAATCAGCTGAAACCTGGCAGGGCAATGTACGTTTCGTGATCTACGCCACCCAACAGGCCACAGACGACTGGCCGGAACAGAGTTCAGGCGCAAGCCTCGGCGATCAAATTCGCTTGAACAGCTACGCCTTGTCCTCCCAGAATATCACTTCAGGCGAGGTCCTGCAGCTGCAACTGGCCTGGCAGGCCCTGAGCCAAGCAGATGCCGACTATACGGTGTTTGTGCAACTCCTGGATGCGCGGAACCAGGTGGCCGTTCAACGGGACGCACCGCCGATCAGCGGTGGCGCTCCGACTGGCAGATGGCAGACGGGCGAGGTCGTAATTGACAACCATGGGTTGTTCATCTCTCCCGGTACTGCACCTGGAGACTATCTTCTCATCACCGGCATGTACAATCCGCAAACAGGCGAGCGACTCATCAGTGGTGCCGCCGATTACATCGATCTTGGCACTGTCCGGGTGGAGCGTCCTGATACGCCACCCGCGCCGGCGGCTTTGGGCATGGACACCGATCGCTCATTCAAGTTCGATGAAGTCACCATGCTGGGTTTCGACCACTACAAGCGGGGCTTTCGGCACGCCCCGGATACGCCGTTGCATCCCAACGATCTGCTTCACTTCACCTTTTTCTGGCAGGCCGATGTCCAACCGACCGCGGCCTGGTGGTTCACGGTTCGCCTGATACAGGGCACTGACAAGGAAGTGGCTGCAGTCAGCGGACCGCTGGTCAGCAAGGAATACCCGACGCTGAACTGGGAAGAGGGCGAGATCGTCCGCGGTGAACACGATTTATTTCTGCCCGACTACCTCACATCTGATCGCTACCAACTTCAACTCTTCCTCCATACCGGCAACCCGGAAGCCATCGCGGACAGAGTGAATCTGGGCCAGATTACAATTAGCGAACCATAAGTCCCACTCTCAAGGAAATACTTCGCAATGATTCTGGAAAGTCTTTCTGTAGGCATGCTACAGGTGAACTGCTACATACTTGGTTGCGAGCAGACCAACCAGGGTGTTATTATCGATCCTGGTGGAAATGCGTCTGGCATCCTGAACCTGGTGAACCAGTTGGGATTGTCCATCGTTTCGATCCCCAATACCCACGCTCATTTCGACCACATTTTGGCTGTCGACGAGGTAAAGGCCGCTACCGGCGCCCCCTTCTGGCTCCACAGGGACGACCAGCCAGTGCTCAAGGGGGGTCGCGAAATGGTCAAACTCTGGATGGGTTACGACCCCGGCCCAATGCCTGAGGTCGACAGTTTCATCTCGGCCGGCGATACGCTTCACGTTGGAGAAGAGGAATTGGAAGTCAGGCTGGCGCCCGGCCACTCGCCCGGTTCAGTGATCTTCATCCATCACGACAGCCGGCGGGTCATCGGCGGAGACGTACTCTTTGCAGGGGGCGTAGGACGCTTCGATTTCCCCGGAAGTGACGGTCCGACCCTGCTGCGGTCGATCCATGAACAGTTATTGACCCTGCCGGACGACTACGCGGTCTTCCCGGGCCATGGACCGGCGACCACGATAGGGCGCGAACGACAGGCGAATCCCTATCTGCAGCCCGGAATGGCAACTCTTTTTGAGAGTTGAACAATGACCATCGCTACATCTATCGAACTACCGCGACAGATCTATGACGGGATCGTGGCCCATGCCCGCGAGGGCGCCCCACAGGAGATATGTGGCATCCTCAGTGGCATCGATGGACGCGCCACTGAGCTGGTGCGGGCGCAAAATGAAGCTGAGAATCCTGTCATGGATTACTGGGTGGACGGGCAGACCCTTCTGCGACAGTTCGACTTCGAGGATCAGGGAGAGGCAATGATCGCCATCTATCACTCCCACCCTGTCGACGAGGCTTATCCTTCAGCGACGGACGCGCGCAATGCCTACTATCCTGACGCCACCTATCTGATCTGCTCACTGCTTCAACCCGATCAACCGACCCTTCGCGCCTACCGGCTGCTATCGAAGGAGCTCGACCAACGGCCGGCAGAGTTGCTTGCCGTGCGAGGAAACCCAGATTTCCTGGCCCATCATCACAGGGACGACACCAACGATACCTATGATCTGCTGGTCAGAGAATCCGACGGCAGGGAGCGTTGGCAGCGGGTCGAGATCATCGAACAGGATGTTGTTGTCCGAGATTAACCCGCGCAGCCGCGCACCCTCAGATGTGCCAAAGTATGAAATCCTACTTGACAGATCAAGTTTCCTTCTGTACACTTCCGGTATAAGATACAAGACCTTTCTGGAGTCAGAACCAGTGATCGCATCGTCCTGTCAGTATTTCGCACAACCTTGTTCCTGTCTATAGCGGGAGCGCCGGCAATGTTTGCCGGATGCTCTCGCCTGCCGACACGCGTGCGATGAGACTGCAAGATAATGCGCCCAACAATCAAAAAAGACCCACTGCGAGGTGGTGACAAAGAGTAGCCCTCACTTCTTTTGCCTGCCTCGGTGGTAAGAACAACGAGATTGAGCTCATCGCACGGTTGTAGACCGGTGATGGGCGTTTTTGTTTCCAGCCGTAACAGAACTCATCTGAGCTATCGATCAAAGAAAGGAATTCCAAGCCAATGTCAACCGTACGCATTCCCACACCGTTGCGCCACCTTACAGGCGGTCAATCCAAGGTAAACGCCTCAGGCAACACCGTCAGTGCAGTAATCGAAAACCTGGAGTCAACCTATCCTGGCATGGGTGAAAAGCTTTTGGACGAAAACGGAGAAATCAAACGGTTCATCAATGTATTTGTCGACGGCAATGAGATCCGCACCATCGACGGCGCCGACACGCCGGTGGGCGATCACGACGAAATCACCATTGTGCCTGCCATGGCCGGCGGCAGTTTCCAGGAGCCCCATTAATGCCTCGACTCAATCGTGACCAGCTTCTCGCTCTTGCCAGGAGCGAGATCACTGAAACTACGATCCGTGAGCTGGATGAACGCCTGCAAAACGGCCAGACACCACTGATTATCGACATCCGGGAACGGGATGAATTTGAGCAAGGACACCTGCCCGGAGCGATCTTTGTGCCGCGCGGTTTTCTTGAGCTACGAATAGAACAATTCGCCTTCGACCGGGAAACGCCCATCGTGCTTTACTGCGCTGGCGGGGTTCGATCGGCCCTGGCAGCTCGTAACCTGAGGGAAATGGGATACACCGACACAGAGTCTCTTGTCGGCGGTTACAGTGGCTGGAAAAACAGCGGATTGTCCGTCCAGATGCCGCGCCTGCTCACGGGCGACCAGAAACAGCGCTACAGTCGCCACGTCCTGCTGCCCGAGGTTGGGCAGCAAGGGCAGCTAAAGCTGTTGGATGCCAGGGTTCTGCTGGTTGGCGCTGGCGGCCTCGGTTCTCCAGCAGCGCTTTACCTGGCAGCAGCCGGCGTTGGCACGCTGGGAATCATCGATTTTGACGTGGTGGACTTGAGCAATCTCCAGCGCCAGATATTGCACGGCGAGAGTTGGCTCGGCCAACCAAAGGTGGAATCGGCGATCGCCCGTCTCAACGATCTGAACCCTGATGTCCAGGTGGTTCCCTATCAGGAACCCATCACCAGCGCCAATGCCCTGGGCATCATCAAGGACTACGACATCGTGCTCAACGGCTCGGACAACTTCCCTACCCGTTATCTGGTCAACGACGCCTGTCACTTCCTGCGCAAACCGCTGGTGGATGCCAGTATTTTCATGTTCGAAGGCCAGGTTACAGTCTACCATCCCGGATCACCGGAAGAGGGCATCGAACAGGGTCCCTGCTATCGCTGCCTCTACCCAGACCCACCGCCACCCGGTGAGGTGCCGAGCTGCGCCGAAGCCGGCGTGCTTGGCGTGCTGCCCGGTATCGTGGGATCGATTCAGGCAGTGGAAGCAATCAAGCTGATTCTGGGCAAGGGTGAGTCCCTGATTGGCCGCCTGCTGTTGTTCGATGCCATGGATATGAGCTTCCATACTCTCAATGTGCGTCGTGACTCGGAGTGCCCGGTTTGCGGGTCCAATCCAACGATCACGGCGTTGATTGACTACGAGCAGTTCTGTGGCCTGCCACCCACAACTGTCGCCAGCAACGGCCATTAACCCGAGGAATATCCGACAGGATCACAGTAGAGAATCGCACATGACCCTAGCCAATATATTCACGAACAGCCGGGACCTGGTCTGGTCGGTGGCACCAGAAACTGCCGGCCATGGCCATTCACTGCTTGCCCAGGTAGGCAATACCCCACTATTGAACCTTAGCCACCTGCTAATACGCCCTGGCGTCCATCTCTATGCCAAGGCGGAGTGGTTTAATCCGGGTGGATCGGTCAAGGACCGGGCGGCGTTGCGAATGATCGAGGATGGAGAACTCAGCGGAGACCTGACCCGGCGCAAAGTGATCATCGACGCCACCAGCGGCAACACCGGCATTGGCTATGCCATGATCGGTGCTGCAAAAGGTTACGATGTGCATCTTGTCATGCCCGCCAATGTGACCGCGGAACGCAAATCGCTGGCGAGCGCCTATGGTGCGACAATCATCGAGAGCGATCCGCTGGAGGGGGCTGACGGAGCGATTCACCTGGTGCGCGAGATCGTGGCCGCGACCCCTGAACGCTATTACTATCCTGACCAATACAACAACCCCGGAAATTGGCAGGTCCACTTCGACGCCACGGGGCCTGAGATCATCCGTCAAACCGGGGGCAGGATCACCCACTTTGTTGCCGGCCTGGGGACAACCGGCACCTTCATGGGCGTCGGACGGCGACTGAAACAGTTCAGGCCCTCCATCCAGTTGGTTGCACTCCAGCCCGCCGATGAACTTCAGGTCATCGAGGGTTTAAAACACATGGAAACCTCGATTGTTCCGGGCATCTATGATCCGAATCTGGCCGACCAATTCCTGCCGATCGAAGCAGATCAAGCCTGGATAACAGCACGGCGTCTGGCTCGAGAAGAAGGCTTGTTCGTCGGTTTTAGTGCAGGTGCAGCCCTGTATGGCGCGCTTCAGGTCGCCAACCAGATGGAGAATGGAGTAGTCGTGACCCTGCTTCCCGACGGTGGCGCCAAATATGTTAGCCTGGGATTATTCGAATAGGCTCTGGCCAGTCTGTGCGAAGCCCACCATAAAGGCGCCGACCGTGCCAGCCTGCATTTTCATCGTTGCCGGTGTGCCAACGACCAGGTTGACTTATCTCAAGCTCCCCTCCCAGTTTGGGAGCCCTTCGCTGTCGCTCTGGGGGCTGCGCACGGGGCCGGGGGGTGGGTTAGGTGATTGATGTCATCAAAAGAACACTTTCCCTGGACGCGCGCTCAGTGGTATAATGCTGACGATCGGGCCAATTCGTCATCCAGATTAACCACAAATCAAGTGCAGAGCGCATTCGATGGCAGAAACGAAGATAGACCCCAAGCTCGCCGCCGAACTCAAGTCTCAACCTGATGCCCAGTTTGATCTGTTGGTAACCGTGCAGCACGCCGACGATCAAACCGAAAAACACCTCACATCCCAGGGCATCGTGGTGCGCCGTCGATTGAGATTGGTACCCACGGTAGCAATCACCTGCAGCGGCGATCAGGCACAAGAACTGCTTGGCTACTCCTGGGTAGAACAGATTGAGCGGGACCAGCCGGTTCACACCATGTAAACCTATTCTGCGGCCATGCCCGCGGTTTTTCATCCATTGGCGCATGACAGCCTACAACACTCCACCTATCCGCCAAGGAGGCATTTATGAGCGACTCGCTGCTTTCCATGCTGGCAGCTGCTTCACCTGACAAACCTGTTCCCGTCATCATTCGATATAAGAATCTGGACGCGATGGCCAGAGCCAATGCCGATCACGCAGGTCAGGCAGCCGACATCGAGCTGGGGTATCAATACAGCTTGCTGCCAGCGCAGAGGGCCTCCGGCACACCGGAAAAGATAGCCGCGCTGGCCGAGAGCCCCCACATTGCAACCATCTGGCCCGATCTGCCGGTACATACCATGCTGGACGTTTCCGTGCCCCTCATCAGGACGCCTGAGCTATGGAACCTTGGGGTGGACGGAAGCGGGGTGCGCGTGGCGGTCGTCGACACCGGCATTGACCCCGATCATCCCGATCTGCAGGGCCGCATTGCCGCCGTCAAGGACTTCACCAAAGCCGATGGGGATGCCAGAGATGGCAATGGCCACGGCACCCACGTAGCAGGCACAATCGCGGGCAGTGGCGAAGCATCGGACGGCACCTACAAGGGCGTGGCACCGCAGGCCGAGTTGCTTGTGGCCAAAGTGCTCAGAGACAATGGCAGCGGCATGACCAGCGATGTCATGGCCGGGGTGGAATGGGCGGTCTTCGAAGACGCCCAGGTGATCAATCTCTCGTTGGGCTCCTCGATTAACTGCGATGGCTCTGATGCCCTGTCGACCCTCTGCGACGAAGCTGTGGCCCAGGGGGTTGTCGTCTGTGCGGCGGCTGGAAACGCGGGCCCCTTCCCCGGCACGGTCGGGTCCCCAGGCTGCGCTCGGCGGGTAATCACGATTGGCGCCACCGATGACGACGATCAGATTACAGGCTTTTCCTCGCGCGGGCCTACACGCGATGGGCGCATCAAGCCAGATATTTGCTTTCCTGGCAATGCGATCGTGGCCGCACGAGCCGAGGGAACCTCGATGGGTGAACCAGTAAATGCATATTATACCACCGGTTCAGGCACCAGCATGGCGACCCCTCATGCCGCAGGCGCTGCTGCCCTGTTGCTTCAAGCCTTTCCCGATCTGACTCCGGACGAGGTCAAAAGACAATTGATGCAGTCGGCCGTTGACCTGGGCCTCGACGCCAATACGCAGGGCAGTGGTCGAGGCGATCTCCTGGCAGCATACCTGGTGCAGGGACCACCTCTTCCAATCCCGACGGATCCACCGTCACCCCCGGAACCGGGCGGTTGTCTGGGGTTTGGCAGCACCAGTTCTGCCGCGTCACGCACATCTGCCGATGGCGGCCGGGTTCCGATGGAATTTTGGGTAATCCTGGCTGTTTTGCTGATGCTCTGCGCCTGTGTGACATTCGTTGCTGCGGCCCTGGTTGCCATTGGCCTGACCTACTGACGACGGACGGCTTCCAGAAGACCGCAGACGATGGACCGCGGACGGCGGTCAGTGGTCGGAGCGTTTGGACCACGAAGGCGCGAAGGTTCACAAAGGATACGAAGCGCGAAGAGCACGAAGGAAGTTGACACCGGTCCGTGGTCAGCGGTCGGTAGTCAGCGGTCCTCGGTCAGCGGTCCTCGGTCGTCAGACCCGGACCTGCTATCGCAGTCCGCGGAAGAGATCTTGTTCCAGGTTGTCCGGCGGACCCACGGTGGA
Above is a genomic segment from Chloroflexota bacterium containing:
- a CDS encoding ubiquitin-like small modifier protein 1, with amino-acid sequence MSTVRIPTPLRHLTGGQSKVNASGNTVSAVIENLESTYPGMGEKLLDENGEIKRFINVFVDGNEIRTIDGADTPVGDHDEITIVPAMAGGSFQEPH
- a CDS encoding MBL fold metallo-hydrolase; translated protein: MILESLSVGMLQVNCYILGCEQTNQGVIIDPGGNASGILNLVNQLGLSIVSIPNTHAHFDHILAVDEVKAATGAPFWLHRDDQPVLKGGREMVKLWMGYDPGPMPEVDSFISAGDTLHVGEEELEVRLAPGHSPGSVIFIHHDSRRVIGGDVLFAGGVGRFDFPGSDGPTLLRSIHEQLLTLPDDYAVFPGHGPATTIGRERQANPYLQPGMATLFES
- a CDS encoding M67 family metallopeptidase — its product is MTIATSIELPRQIYDGIVAHAREGAPQEICGILSGIDGRATELVRAQNEAENPVMDYWVDGQTLLRQFDFEDQGEAMIAIYHSHPVDEAYPSATDARNAYYPDATYLICSLLQPDQPTLRAYRLLSKELDQRPAELLAVRGNPDFLAHHHRDDTNDTYDLLVRESDGRERWQRVEIIEQDVVVRD
- a CDS encoding glycosyltransferase family 39 protein, whose translation is MTETTSRRRSQFDRWILWLILLLATALRFLRIGNQSLWADEGNSVALALRSISEISANAAADIHPPLYYWFLHFWVRIFGTSEIAVRSLSAVWGIFLVWLVYQIGSRLHDRRTGLIAAFLAAINPFLIYYSQEARMYSMLAALAALLFYGLVRFILHESIVLPADGTGKTISFSAPATAVILVASIAGLYTHYTFPILILTATLLYLLWVYDSRRRGFVSIRLLQWGLLLIVMGFFYLPWLGTAIDRLTSWPRSGQDIAWTEALSEMTRLLALGPVAQGDTNSVWMVIFILLFILGLFPWARPGRRRSHWLSWLLPFAWLATPVFLILLADLYKPAFFKFLIVSVAPFVLLMGRGITGFEASLKRNPWGRRSTTAAAISDKRAGKSGNQQAEVAAKSSAGKWISLIWVVVTLILVIIPTAMTLQVYYFDQDVSRDDYRAIASYIEAVSQPDDAVILNAPGQQEVFDYYYGGDIPVYGLPEQRPVDKAAAVAQLEQLAGQHRQLFALFWATDESDPDSIVEGWLDTHAYKSAETWQGNVRFVIYATQQATDDWPEQSSGASLGDQIRLNSYALSSQNITSGEVLQLQLAWQALSQADADYTVFVQLLDARNQVAVQRDAPPISGGAPTGRWQTGEVVIDNHGLFISPGTAPGDYLLITGMYNPQTGERLISGAADYIDLGTVRVERPDTPPAPAALGMDTDRSFKFDEVTMLGFDHYKRGFRHAPDTPLHPNDLLHFTFFWQADVQPTAAWWFTVRLIQGTDKEVAAVSGPLVSKEYPTLNWEEGEIVRGEHDLFLPDYLTSDRYQLQLFLHTGNPEAIADRVNLGQITISEP
- a CDS encoding cysteine synthase family protein; translation: MTLANIFTNSRDLVWSVAPETAGHGHSLLAQVGNTPLLNLSHLLIRPGVHLYAKAEWFNPGGSVKDRAALRMIEDGELSGDLTRRKVIIDATSGNTGIGYAMIGAAKGYDVHLVMPANVTAERKSLASAYGATIIESDPLEGADGAIHLVREIVAATPERYYYPDQYNNPGNWQVHFDATGPEIIRQTGGRITHFVAGLGTTGTFMGVGRRLKQFRPSIQLVALQPADELQVIEGLKHMETSIVPGIYDPNLADQFLPIEADQAWITARRLAREEGLFVGFSAGAALYGALQVANQMENGVVVTLLPDGGAKYVSLGLFE
- the moeB gene encoding molybdopterin-synthase adenylyltransferase MoeB, coding for MPRLNRDQLLALARSEITETTIRELDERLQNGQTPLIIDIRERDEFEQGHLPGAIFVPRGFLELRIEQFAFDRETPIVLYCAGGVRSALAARNLREMGYTDTESLVGGYSGWKNSGLSVQMPRLLTGDQKQRYSRHVLLPEVGQQGQLKLLDARVLLVGAGGLGSPAALYLAAAGVGTLGIIDFDVVDLSNLQRQILHGESWLGQPKVESAIARLNDLNPDVQVVPYQEPITSANALGIIKDYDIVLNGSDNFPTRYLVNDACHFLRKPLVDASIFMFEGQVTVYHPGSPEEGIEQGPCYRCLYPDPPPPGEVPSCAEAGVLGVLPGIVGSIQAVEAIKLILGKGESLIGRLLLFDAMDMSFHTLNVRRDSECPVCGSNPTITALIDYEQFCGLPPTTVASNGH
- a CDS encoding S8 family peptidase, with amino-acid sequence MSDSLLSMLAAASPDKPVPVIIRYKNLDAMARANADHAGQAADIELGYQYSLLPAQRASGTPEKIAALAESPHIATIWPDLPVHTMLDVSVPLIRTPELWNLGVDGSGVRVAVVDTGIDPDHPDLQGRIAAVKDFTKADGDARDGNGHGTHVAGTIAGSGEASDGTYKGVAPQAELLVAKVLRDNGSGMTSDVMAGVEWAVFEDAQVINLSLGSSINCDGSDALSTLCDEAVAQGVVVCAAAGNAGPFPGTVGSPGCARRVITIGATDDDDQITGFSSRGPTRDGRIKPDICFPGNAIVAARAEGTSMGEPVNAYYTTGSGTSMATPHAAGAAALLLQAFPDLTPDEVKRQLMQSAVDLGLDANTQGSGRGDLLAAYLVQGPPLPIPTDPPSPPEPGGCLGFGSTSSAASRTSADGGRVPMEFWVILAVLLMLCACVTFVAAALVAIGLTY